The bacterium genome includes a window with the following:
- a CDS encoding TerB N-terminal domain-containing protein → MFVAILFLAFIFFIWILLHADKQKREQQHRNAAMTSTPTITFTYGIGRSRQVDSGAKLEWAGEGSRIDIGGYSLLDPLTYFSKTRPNIDEASCIDLSLPVGKSIREAVGSLGYWPSYERLTSDQRATYLQWLSKNRKEIVYDVGYAFIYYYGLERRFLVDNQDCAPVLNEVLRMREDYLGSGSFQHYSTSFLTYAALRLRNQDLNIEYMDMIATIARDNLSEDLLAVVLGWHHILRCPMPAALAMRVAQWDSRAVHSVVLERVPDQFHELFAEKYSKRYDGGLVLDAGKRQKVISYNPASASLRGISIPVQTIPDVLVLTSQIKPLVQLWNECVEELRPLNRIAASGGNLSSREAYEALPDDLRRKTDHPDAGKWTEVLKPHIGDDGIALIEISKLAPLLEIAARDKLTMKQSRDLADTAQHVGYVIEPDGRILSTAYHWDSLVSLFHDEEILSKPIDPRFKAASLVLQLGLWIAAADGTADEQELRVLTSFISGIFDLAPHEGRRLEMHKKVLLVRPSEPGSQGKRIQQVLNDDQREKLGELLVAIAAATSGVDESEWRTLRKAYRSLGIPVERLDALIESLIPDQDELVTVRPPTPGLPGEPIPVRRHAQAVPIVHLNADRLRAILANTREVTAVLAGVFAEEETVESVSIHTMTAPIAMSIEYPGLAPRYHSLLKEILEKDNWTSSDFAGVIAKHGLMRVDVVERLNLWSDEVLGDFLIIEDHEMVHIQTTLLDATS, encoded by the coding sequence ATGTTTGTAGCCATTCTTTTCCTAGCGTTCATTTTTTTCATTTGGATATTGTTACACGCTGACAAGCAGAAGCGTGAACAACAACATCGGAATGCTGCAATGACATCTACTCCAACCATTACCTTCACCTATGGAATCGGTAGATCCCGTCAAGTCGACAGTGGTGCCAAATTAGAATGGGCTGGAGAAGGTAGTCGAATTGACATCGGTGGTTATTCGCTACTTGATCCTCTGACATATTTCTCAAAGACACGCCCCAATATTGACGAGGCATCATGCATTGATCTTTCTCTGCCGGTCGGCAAATCAATCCGCGAGGCCGTTGGCAGTCTCGGTTACTGGCCATCCTATGAGCGGCTTACCAGTGATCAAAGAGCAACATATCTTCAGTGGTTATCGAAGAATCGGAAGGAGATAGTATACGACGTTGGCTACGCCTTCATTTATTACTATGGGCTAGAGCGACGATTTCTAGTCGATAACCAGGACTGCGCACCAGTCCTTAATGAAGTCCTACGAATGCGAGAAGACTACCTTGGATCTGGATCATTCCAACACTATTCTACGTCCTTTCTGACTTATGCAGCACTTAGGCTTCGAAATCAAGATTTGAATATTGAGTATATGGACATGATAGCCACAATAGCACGCGACAACCTGTCAGAAGACTTGTTGGCTGTCGTATTAGGCTGGCATCATATTCTAAGGTGCCCAATGCCGGCAGCTTTGGCGATGCGGGTAGCCCAGTGGGATTCGCGGGCGGTCCACAGTGTCGTGCTAGAACGTGTCCCCGATCAGTTTCATGAGCTATTTGCGGAGAAATATTCGAAGCGATACGATGGCGGTCTAGTGTTAGATGCAGGCAAGCGGCAGAAGGTGATTTCTTATAATCCTGCCAGTGCGTCATTGCGGGGCATTTCCATTCCCGTACAGACTATCCCCGATGTTCTGGTGCTTACCAGTCAGATAAAACCACTAGTTCAGCTATGGAATGAATGTGTTGAGGAACTCCGTCCCCTCAACCGTATCGCAGCGTCTGGAGGTAACTTGTCGTCACGGGAGGCCTATGAGGCTTTGCCGGACGATCTGCGACGAAAAACTGATCATCCCGATGCAGGAAAGTGGACAGAGGTACTCAAGCCTCATATTGGTGATGACGGCATTGCACTGATAGAAATATCCAAATTAGCACCGCTGCTTGAAATTGCGGCTCGTGACAAACTGACCATGAAGCAGTCAAGGGACTTGGCAGATACCGCCCAGCACGTTGGATATGTCATAGAACCGGACGGGCGGATTCTGAGCACCGCTTATCACTGGGATTCACTGGTTTCTCTGTTTCATGACGAAGAAATCCTTTCCAAACCGATCGATCCTCGATTCAAAGCTGCCTCATTAGTCTTACAACTTGGATTATGGATCGCCGCTGCTGACGGCACTGCGGATGAACAGGAGCTACGAGTTCTGACTTCCTTCATTAGCGGCATTTTCGATCTTGCGCCGCATGAGGGCCGCAGACTGGAGATGCACAAGAAAGTGCTCCTTGTTCGTCCCAGCGAACCGGGGAGTCAAGGCAAACGTATTCAACAAGTACTGAACGATGATCAGCGCGAGAAGCTTGGAGAGCTCCTCGTTGCCATTGCCGCGGCAACAAGTGGGGTCGATGAAAGCGAGTGGCGAACGCTTCGCAAAGCCTACCGCTCGCTAGGTATACCGGTTGAACGCCTCGATGCGTTGATAGAATCACTTATTCCTGACCAGGATGAGCTTGTGACAGTTCGTCCGCCAACTCCTGGGCTTCCCGGAGAACCCATACCCGTTCGTCGGCATGCCCAGGCTGTGCCAATTGTGCACTTAAATGCCGATAGGCTGCGTGCCATTTTGGCGAACACTCGAGAGGTTACGGCTGTGCTTGCCGGCGTTTTTGCAGAAGAAGAGACCGTCGAATCGGTTTCGATCCACACAATGACCGCCCCGATAGCCATGAGCATAGAATACCCAGGGCTTGCGCCGAGATATCATTCCTTGCTCAAAGAGATTCTGGAAAAGGACAATTGGACTTCGTCTGACTTTGCGGGTGTCATCGCGAAGCATGGACTGATGCGTGTAGATGTGGTTGAGAGACTCAATCTCTGGTCGGACGAAGTATTGGGAGATTTCCTGATTATCGAAGATCACGAAATGGTTCACATTCAAACAACACTTCTGGATGCCACATCATGA